The Thermococcus bergensis genome contains a region encoding:
- a CDS encoding stage II sporulation protein M yields MKDNTKPLLLSFLLFFIGLFLGVTLSIHYEVHENVNIAPFLERELNEGKLSFSYIFKNNLKVSLLLSFGGALTFGGLTFLNLVFNGMNLGVLFYEALASNDIGIFLLLILPHGIFEIPGLIIAGSAGFKIPYELLKFALGKKEEIISEEDAKEFFKLVVISIVLILIAAIIESKITLKLAEKL; encoded by the coding sequence TTGAAAGATAACACCAAACCTCTTTTACTTTCGTTCTTACTATTTTTTATTGGGCTTTTTCTTGGAGTAACTCTTTCAATTCATTATGAAGTTCACGAAAATGTTAATATTGCCCCATTTTTAGAAAGAGAGTTAAATGAAGGAAAACTGAGTTTTTCTTATATCTTCAAGAACAATCTCAAGGTATCTCTTCTCCTTTCTTTTGGTGGTGCTTTGACATTTGGTGGGTTAACTTTCTTAAACCTTGTTTTTAATGGCATGAACTTAGGAGTATTGTTCTATGAGGCATTAGCTTCAAACGATATTGGAATATTCTTACTTCTCATCCTTCCTCATGGCATTTTCGAGATTCCAGGTTTAATTATAGCTGGGTCTGCAGGCTTTAAAATTCCCTACGAATTGTTAAAATTTGCCCTTGGTAAAAAAGAAGAAATAATTAGCGAAGAAGATGCTAAAGAGTTCTTCAAACTTGTGGTGATATCGATAGTCCTAATACTCATTGCAGCCATAATAGAAAGCAAAATAACACTAAAACTGGCCGAAAAACTGTAA
- a CDS encoding inorganic diphosphatase yields MNPFHDLEPGPEVPEVVYALIEIPKGSRNKYELDKKTGLIKLDRVLYSPFYYPVDYGIIPQTWYDDDDPFDIMVIMREPTYPGVLIEARPIGLFKMVDSGDKDYKVLAVPVEDPYFNDWKDIDDVPKAFLDEIAHFFKRYKELQGKEIIVEGWENAERAKQEILRAIELYKEKFKK; encoded by the coding sequence ATGAATCCATTCCACGATTTGGAGCCCGGACCGGAAGTACCGGAAGTTGTTTACGCCCTAATAGAAATCCCAAAGGGAAGCAGAAACAAGTACGAGCTTGACAAAAAGACCGGCCTTATAAAGCTCGATAGAGTCCTTTACAGCCCATTCTACTACCCGGTTGACTACGGAATCATTCCACAAACATGGTACGATGACGACGACCCATTTGACATCATGGTCATCATGAGGGAACCAACTTACCCGGGAGTTCTCATTGAGGCGAGACCAATAGGCCTCTTCAAGATGGTAGACAGCGGAGACAAGGACTACAAGGTACTAGCAGTACCAGTTGAGGATCCCTACTTCAACGACTGGAAGGACATAGATGATGTTCCAAAGGCTTTCCTTGATGAGATAGCACACTTCTTCAAGCGCTACAAGGAGCTCCAAGGAAAGGAGATCATTGTAGAGGGCTGGGAAAACGCAGAGAGGGCAAAGCAGGAAATCCTCAGGGCAATAGAGCTCTACAAGGAGAAATTCAAGAAGTGA
- a CDS encoding IS982 family transposase (programmed frameshift): MVVLSFQRKILIIKSEIYPIISKHYPKNTHREIISLYDLITFAILAHLHFNGVYKHAYRVLIEEMKLFPKIRYNKLTERLNRHEKLLLLAQEELFKKHAREYVRILDSKPIQTKELARKNRKDKEGSSEVISEKPAVGFVPSKKFYYGYKLTCYSDGNLLALLSVDPANKHDVSVVREKFWVIVEEFSGCFLFLDKGYVSRELEEEFLRFGVVYTPVKRGNQISNLEEKKFYKYLSDFRRRIETLFSKFSEFLLRPSRSVSLRGLAVRILGAILAVNLDRLYNFTGGGN; the protein is encoded by the exons GTGGTTGTATTGAGTTTTCAGAGGAAAATCCTGATCATAAAATCCGAAATCTACCCGATAATCAGCAAACACTACCCGAAAAACACTCACAGGGAAATAATCAGCCTCTACGACCTGATAACCTTCGCAATACTAGCACACTTGCACTTTAACGGAGTTTACAAGCACGCTTACAGAGTCCTAATCGAAGAAATGAAACTGTTCCCCAAAATCAGGTACAACAAACTAACAGAACGCTTGAACAGGCACGAAAAACTCCTACTCCTAGCACAGGAAGAATTATTCAAAAAACACGCCAGAGAATACGTTAGAATACTGGACTCAAAGCCCATTCAGACCAAGGAGTTGGCCAGAAAAAACAGGAAGGATAAGGAGGGTTCTTCAGAAGTCATCTCTGAAAAGCCCGCAGTTGGGTTTGTTCCCTCT AAAAAGTTTTACTATGGGTACAAGCTGACCTGTTACTCTGATGGAAATTTGCTGGCTTTACTGTCTGTTGATCCGGCGAATAAGCATGATGTGAGTGTTGTCCGGGAAAAGTTCTGGGTGATTGTTGAGGAGTTTTCCGGCTGTTTTCTGTTTTTGGATAAGGGGTATGTTAGCAGGGAACTCGAGGAGGAGTTTTTGAGGTTTGGCGTTGTTTACACGCCAGTAAAGCGGGGGAATCAGATTAGTAATCTGGAGGAGAAGAAGTTTTACAAGTACTTGTCTGACTTTCGCAGGAGGATTGAGACTTTGTTTTCGAAGTTTTCTGAGTTTCTTCTGAGGCCGAGCAGGAGTGTTAGTTTGAGGGGGTTAGCTGTCAGGATTTTAGGGGCGATTCTGGCCGTGAATCTGGACAGATTATACAACTTCACAGGTGGTGGGAACTAG